In [Phormidium] sp. ETS-05, the genomic window AGGAAAGATTGCAGAAGAATCCTGCCCCTGATTTGATACTGCCTGCTGGCGGAATCGAGCCTATAGGCTATGTGGTGATGCAGCATTCTATCCGCCTAGACCGTCCGGTAAAAGCCTATCATCGATGGCTGGAATGTATTCCCGGTGTTTATCGGGAAACAGTATTGAATGAACCGGACAATGGGACGATTCTGATTAAGGAAGATGCCAACTGTCTGGCGCTATTGAAACCTTATCAAAGTTTGATGCCTCTTGCTCAAGAAGCGCGCAAACCTTTATTTCAGCTTAAACCGGCGGATGGAGCGATCGGCGCGCATCTCAAAGCAGTGCAATCAGCTTATCAAGACTTTAAACTGCTTGCTATAAAAATCGCGGAAATTACTAACATCAGCTTAGATGCGTTATATTTGTGAATTTGTCCCTTGTCCCTTGTCCCTTGTCCCTTGTCCCTTGTCCCTTGTTATCAAAGGACAAAGGACAAATGACAAAGGACAAAGGACAAATGACAACCACTGCTATCGCGGGGCACCCATCATCACAAATGCTGCCCAGTTTTGCGGTTCGGGATATTTTTTCATGGTGGAGAGCATCGCCTGACGCAAAGAGTGAGATTTATCGCCGGTTTGTTCTAACTGGCGATAAAATTCGGTCATCATTTCACCGGTGGGTGCGTCGGGGACTTGCCACAAAGAAACTAGGACGTTGGGGATACCTGCGGTCATAAAAGAGCGGGATAAACCGAGGACGCCATCGCCGGTGATGCGACCGCGACCGGTATCGCAGGCGCTGAGGACTACCAGGGAGGCTTTGAGGTCGAGGGAGAGGATGTCTAAGGAGGTGAGAAAACCGTCTCCATTGTCGGCGGGAGTGAGGGCGATCGCTCCGGGGACGCCTAAGCCTTCAATATCATCTAATAACCCGTGAGTTGCCAGGTGAATTATCCCGGCTTCGGGTAATTTTTTGGTGATATTGGCTTCGGTGGCGTCGTCGCCGATAATGGCTTCGGTTCCGAGTAAAGAGGCGATTTCTTTGGCTTCAGCTTCGGCGGCTGGGAGGGGTGCGAGCCGATCGCGAGTTGTGGTGGTGCTAGTGCTAGTGGTTCCCGGTTCATAAGGCATGGTGGGGTTGCCCACAATTAGGGGATTGCCTGATACAGTGTTCTGGTTTTTTGCGGTCAAAGCTAGCACTTGTAGGGAAGGAGCCGTTAAGATGGTGTGTTTTTCAATTAAGTATTTACCATTGCTATCGAGTAACCCCGCGAAGGGGACTAAAAATAACTCACCTTGGGGGATGAAGATGACTGGTTCTTGGGGGTCGGTGGGGAGTAAATCGGCGATTGGCTCAATCAGGAAGGAATGGAGCTGCTGCAACCTTCTGGTAGGACTAAGGCGGCGGTTGCGTTTGGGAGCCACGCTTTCGCGGGTTTCCGATACAATCTCCTGCATGGGGGTTTCCCCACCGCCACGAGCGGTATCTGTAGCGGCGGCGACTCGCGTGCGCTCCACCACATCTGCTAGGGAAATATCGGGTCCAAAATCACTTTCCCGAAATGCCACTTTCCCATCCGGCTGCACTACCCAAATTAATACGGTGTTGCTGATTTGTTGGTCAAAGGTATAAACCACCAGGGTAGAATTTTGCTCCGTGGCGAGTTGGCGAATTTGGGATATATTTAAAGGCTCGGTGAGGGCGCGTTGGATGTTGGGATTAGATTTTTCTTCCTCACTGGTGATGCGCTCGGCCAATAATTCCACAAACGCCCGCCCGCGACTCCGATCGGCTATTTCTAGGGCTGATTCTATTTCCTTTTGTTCCAGGAGAACATATTGCAGCAGAGTGTAGGGATTTAACTGGTAGGTGTTGATATTTGATTCGGTCTCCTGGATGCGCGCTGCATCATTGCCCTTGTAACTGGCAAAGCGAGATTCCCGGTGTTTAATCGCCTCCGTCAACACCGTTCGAGCTTTGGCAAAATCGCCAGAGTTAATTAGCACTAATCCCAGATAACCGTAAACTTTTTGCTTTAAGATGTCGATGAGTTCGCGATTGTCGGCCACGTTGGCTTGTGCTAAGATAGCTAAGCTCTTTTCATAGGCAGCTACTGCTGCTGGGTTGTCTTGCTTACCGGTGTAGGCGTTGCCGATATACATCCAGGTTGTCGCCTGACCGATGAGGTAATTAAAGGCTTCGTAAATGGCAAGACATTGCTGGTAGTGGTCGATCGCGCTGGCAAACTCTTCCCGCCGTACTTCCAGATTTGCCAAATGTAGGAGGGTATCTGATTCCCAACCTTTATCCCCAATCTGCTGATAAAGCGCCAAAGTCTTTTGGTGGAAATCCAGCGCTTTATTTAAATCTCCCTTTTCATCATAGGTTAAGGCCAGACTGCGCAGAGTAAATCCCTGCTGCTGTCGGTCTCCCATTGCCTCCACTAAAGCCAATCTTTTCTCTAAAGCCGATAATGAGGCATCAAATTCCCCGGCTTCCCGCTGTTTTTCTGCTTCTACTGTGAGCTGCTGGATGATGTCGGCAAATTCATTAACTGAGCGGAATTCCGGC contains:
- a CDS encoding CHAT domain-containing protein; this translates as MMVRAKKTHRWYGVLALAFVIPSLSPFLVAAPARGADSSQTVCPVDPATEEDIKLKRAILYAALGEQQQANSIVQEIENPERQMEAVALAAAYAGQYEQAFRQPFDEDILLRPENVFEKIARQAVNAKKFDELQQGAKAAQVSDRVMETIAWIYIQQEAYDGALELIENIQSPRLQGELLLKLAENYGQKGQDKKFLDILAKINQLAVSYGQDYYRIYTQARVAKLYAEAGETRLAVDAISATPVETMVTGSRQGEARLMLADAYAEAGEREKAIALVAEVEQESASLSDNFDKARAWLGIAVNYAQLGEYDRAFAVIKAMEKESASGWVVPFLTAKNQALVEIAIAYAAAGRGEEAINLARTIEPLADSQKVDLNTRQPLIYDFDENSDRDNAMLGIALAFAKRGMLTEALQLVESLEGDGKKPEILVEIARFYLKTDQQKPAVAVAEAIAAKPLFPPVMLGVLGVEYAEAGMLETGLKLANSIQINNFLEIEVKTGALERIAARLAAAGKYKEAREVANSFDKCTDKTKLLLVIATEYAAAGKTKEANGIVAALPEFRSVNEFADIIQQLTVEAEKQREAGEFDASLSALEKRLALVEAMGDRQQQGFTLRSLALTYDEKGDLNKALDFHQKTLALYQQIGDKGWESDTLLHLANLEVRREEFASAIDHYQQCLAIYEAFNYLIGQATTWMYIGNAYTGKQDNPAAVAAYEKSLAILAQANVADNRELIDILKQKVYGYLGLVLINSGDFAKARTVLTEAIKHRESRFASYKGNDAARIQETESNINTYQLNPYTLLQYVLLEQKEIESALEIADRSRGRAFVELLAERITSEEEKSNPNIQRALTEPLNISQIRQLATEQNSTLVVYTFDQQISNTVLIWVVQPDGKVAFRESDFGPDISLADVVERTRVAAATDTARGGGETPMQEIVSETRESVAPKRNRRLSPTRRLQQLHSFLIEPIADLLPTDPQEPVIFIPQGELFLVPFAGLLDSNGKYLIEKHTILTAPSLQVLALTAKNQNTVSGNPLIVGNPTMPYEPGTTSTSTTTTRDRLAPLPAAEAEAKEIASLLGTEAIIGDDATEANITKKLPEAGIIHLATHGLLDDIEGLGVPGAIALTPADNGDGFLTSLDILSLDLKASLVVLSACDTGRGRITGDGVLGLSRSFMTAGIPNVLVSLWQVPDAPTGEMMTEFYRQLEQTGDKSHSLRQAMLSTMKKYPEPQNWAAFVMMGAPR